One Heptranchias perlo isolate sHepPer1 chromosome 5, sHepPer1.hap1, whole genome shotgun sequence DNA window includes the following coding sequences:
- the LOC137321847 gene encoding nuclear receptor coactivator 7-like isoform X4 gives METKELKKERRPGYFARLLHVTSPYVSLCSLSLNLHWLKKKTKQLKQKEEESSCCNAEKPLPKIEIQASQDDSKENLNVPSLYLVDHEKLMDNSKNSLKKGDNTAQNNKRKTTQRKEIRRAELKNFYLSGDSQINNEKEKKMVGQKPLGTTEYMAESRDTINTIALKFDVTPNELVQINRLFSRVVVPGQILYVPDIHSSSGAANSPDSGSPLTPPSSDAEYDKLPDADLAREVTAKNFLSPVHSQPIVRVTSSGSEDDEPLTEKFLKMNCRYITDGEGVVGGVMIVTPNNIMFDPHKSDSLVIENGCEEYGLICPMEEVISIALYPDISHMKIKDALPSDVPKDLSPLYRPGDWDDLSAEKDLNPFNRFKGMSKNRQLKARDSLENCCPVQKSMDDASDEVFTHLTPSPVKEESAAASANGTSRGVAEGTLSEASTAESVLQSHEYYKSDLTTTASTEEKPTDMSDPVECKKHDLLVKITDFNDQQTMLEKTLTGQLLKMCIHSSDSPSIVICFHQRRRRVRNRPCFSVLKLGNLCESHLYHIAWLLCINM, from the exons GCTGAAGAAAAAAACAAAGCAACTAAAGCAGAAGGAAGAGGAATCTTCATGTTGCAATGCTGAAAAACCGTTGCCCAAAATAGAAATACAAGCCAGTCAAGATGATTCTAAAGAAAACTTAAATGTACCTTCGCTATATTTGGTTGACCATGAAAAGTTGATGGATAATTCAAAAAATTCCTTGAAAAAAGGGGACAATACTGCACAAAACAATAAAAGGAAAACTACTCAAAGGAAAGAAATCCGACGTGCAGAGCTCAAGAATTTTTACTTGTCTG GTGATAGTCAGATTAACAATGAGAAGGAAAAGAAAATGGTTGGTCAGAAGCCACTGGGAACCACTGAATACATG gCTGAGTCTCGAGATACAATTAATACCATAGCTTTGAAATTCGATGTTACTCCAAATGAACTTGTGCAGATTAACAGGCTTTTCAGTCGTGTTGTTGTTCCTGGTCAG ATTTTATACGTACCAGATATACATTCTTCATCTGGTGCAGCAAATTCCCCAGACTCTGGTAGCCCTCTTACTCCACCGTCATCTGATGCTGAGTATGATAAACTTCCA GATGCTGATCTTGCAAGAGAAGTAACTGCAAAGAATTTCCTCTCACCAGTGCATTCACAACCTATTGTGAGAGTAACATCATCAGGTTCAGAAGATGATGAACCACTTACTGAAAAGTTTTTGAAAATGAACTGCAGATACATAACAGATGGCGAG GGTGTAGTGGGAGGAGTTATGATTGTCACTCCAAACAACATAATGTTTGACCCTCATAAGTCCGATTCCCTTGTCATAGAGAATGGCTGTGAGGAGTACGGGCTCATATGTCCCATGGAAGAAGTCATCTCCATTGCCTTATACCCTGATATCTCACACATGAAGATTAAAGATGCACTTCCGTC TGATGTACCAAAGGATCTCTCTCCTCTGTATAGGCCTGGGGATTGGGATGATCTGTCTGCTGAGAAGGACCTAAATCCATTTAATCGCTTCAAGGGCATGAGTAAAAATCGCCAGTTGAAGGCACGTGATTCTTTGGAAAACTGCTGCCCTGTCCAAAAAAGCATGGACGATGCATCTGATGAAGTTTTTACTCACCTTACACCATCCCCAGTTAAAGAGGAAAGTGCTGCAGCTTCTGCTAATGGTACTTCTAGAGGTGTTGCTGAAGGTACACTGTCAGAAGCCAGTACAGCCGAGTCTGTTCTGCAAAGCCATGAATATTACAAAAGTGATTTAACTACAACTGCATCTACTGAAGAGAAACCTACAGATATGTCTGATCCAGTGGAGTGTAAGAAACATGACTTACTTGTGAAAATTACTGATTTCAATGACCAACAAACCATGCTTGAAAAAACTTTAACTGGACAATTGTTGAAAATGTGCATTCATTCTTCTGACAGCCCATCTATAGTG ATATGCTTCCATCAAAGGAGGAGAAGAGTAAGAAACCGCCCATGTTTCTCTGTATTAAAGTTGGGAAACCTATGCGAAAGTCATTTATATCATATAGCATGGCTACTATGCATCAATATGTGA